One genomic segment of Drosophila melanogaster chromosome 3L includes these proteins:
- the CG33912 gene encoding uncharacterized protein produces MAIKLILFISFLMYSTCYFTEVYSLVEFANVQCESLDKDFALIEYCYLKSVNRSYKYVSIKVNLLKLPISKVKIRFGLYKRFTGYKPFLYNATLDACKFLKSPNSNPVALFFIIHDIVLDKMSYHSVNNKLTKILPFPEGHYMIEIHWIAYEINRAITKLYWTLT; encoded by the exons ATGGCAATCAAGCTGATTTTgttcatttcctttttgatGTACTCTACATGTTATTTCACAGAG GTTTATTCCCTAGTGGAATTTGCAAACGTTCAGTGCGAGTCTCTGGATAAGGACTTTGCTTTAATTGAATATTGTTATCTGAAATCTGTAAACCGATCTTACAAATATGTTTCGATTAAAGTTAACCTCCTTAAGCTACCTATATCCAAAGTTAAG ATACGGTTTGGTCTCTATAAACGATTTACTGGATATAAGCCTTTTCTCTACAATGCGACTTTGGACGCGTGTAAATTTCTTAAATCGCCGAATTCCAATCCGGtcgctcttttttttataatt CATGATATTGTGCTGGATAAGATGTCATATCATAGCGTAAATAATAAGCTGACCAAAATACTGCCCTTCCCAGAGGGACATTATATGATTGAAATTCACTGGATAGCCTACGAGATTAATCGAGCTATAACTAAATTATATTGGACACTTACATGA
- the CG43251 gene encoding uncharacterized protein: protein MKVFGTILMLAILALDVCNAVKCVLTCRTSAGDYEVIEI, encoded by the exons ATGAAAGTCTTCGGAACTATTCTTATGTTGG CAATTTTAGCCCTAGATGTGTGCAATGCAGTAAAATGTGTTTTAACTTGTCGTACATCGGCTGGCGACTACGAAGTCATTGAGATATAA
- the CG4074 gene encoding uncharacterized protein, isoform D, producing the protein MSSLLFDIKLKRENKVYHENDMLLGCVQFQCAQETKHEGIILYLEGIVNLQLSAKTVGLFDAFYNSVKPINLLQNSLELSAPGKLSAGRSEFHFELPLVCKKEPRILYETYHGVFINVNYQLTCTVKRNFLGKATTKIQQFCVQYKPVPLSEDSKKVVPFSLSPDSLQKNASAKERLSMPRFLITGRLDRSEFCVTTPITGSITVQHTEAAIKSIEMQLVRVETCGCDEGYSKDATEIQTIQIADGNVLPKLELPIHMVLPRLFTCPTLLTKNFKIEFELNLIVVFKEDYTVSENFKIVLKRSTGPLPSKVTTAGR; encoded by the exons ATGAGTTCACTGCTCTTCgatataaaattaaagagaGAGAATAAGGTTTACCATGAAAAT GACATGCTGTTGGGCTGCGTGCAGTTTCAGTGCGCCCAGGAGACAAAACACGAAGGAATTATATTGTATCTGGAGGGAATCGTTAATCTGCAACTTAGTGCTAAGACCGTTGGGCTTTTCGATGCTTTCTATAACTCGGTGAAACCTATTAATCTGCTGCAGAATAGCCTGGAGTTATCTGCGCCCGGAAAACTGAGCGCCGGCCGTTCGGAGTTCCATTTCGAACTGCCTTTGGTGTGCAAAAAGGAACCGCGAATTCTATATGAAACATACCACGGAGTATTCATTAACGTGAATTACCAACTCACTTGCACTGTAAAAAGGAATTTTCTTGGCAAAGCCACGACCAAAATCCAGCAGTTCTGCGTGCAATACAAACCGGTGCCTCTAAGCGAGGATTCAAAGAAAGTGGTTCCTTTTAGTTTGAGTCCGGACTCACTGCAGAAGAATGCCAGCGCCAAGGAGAGACTTTCCATGCCGAGATTCCTTATAACTGGGCGCCTGGACCGGAGTGAATTCTGCGTAACAACTCCGATTACTGGCAGCATTACGGTGCAACACACGGAGGCGGCCATTAAGTCCATTGAGATGCAATTGGTTCGTGTGGAAACCTGCGGTTGCGACGAGGGGTACTCCAAGGATGCCACCGAAATCCAGACCATTCAAATAGCCGACGGCAATGTACTGCCGAAGCTAGAACTACCCATCCATATGGTCCTGCCCAGATTGTTCACCTGCCCTACGTTGCTCACGAAGAACTTCAAAATCG AGTTTGAACTTAATCTGATTGTTGTATTTAAAGAGGACTACACGGTTAGTGAGAACTTCAAAATAGTCCTTAAACGTTCGACAGGTCCTCTTCCCAGCAAAGTAACAACTGCAGGACGctaa
- the CG4186 gene encoding uncharacterized protein, isoform B: protein MPRNQNAEQDNPCLKEQELSFKCLNKNNFDRDKCEIYFANYNNCKEFWNKVKTERRAKGIAPYLPPLEERDGIKAEYMKGKPQQS, encoded by the exons ATGCCTCGCAATCAAAACGCAGAGCAGGATAATCCCTGCCTAAag GAACAGGagctttcatttaaatgcctcaacaaaaacaactttgATCGCGACAAGTGcgaaatatattttgccaATTATAACAATTGCAAGGAGTTCTGG AACAAAGTAAAAACCGAAAGGAGAGCCAAGGGAATAGCTCCTTATTTGCCGCCCTTAGAAGAACGCGATGGGATTAAAGCAGAATATATGAAAGGAAAACCCCAACAAAGCTGA
- the CG4042 gene encoding uncharacterized protein, isoform A — protein sequence MLQRVSRRFPSLRRCGLRTASTVPTNQAQPGEVEEEVSATVKRIRSELAADKQKLKWRTPIGDRPEDWNSKLKLFSNAEQTSDFIVMMQKPIDLSPRNIRQWWENREERIERHMQQFVPERHKILGAELAAAHFILYRGGAVKFINDTHWRRASKDGEFKLPNKFDPRYKVEALRCDNMELYYEGLENLRCLDSLKFLSFHNVKSFDDWCLDRISGGGFPNLEVLDLSCTQITSNGLACLYRFPKLKLLILNDPKETLELELSTVMLEEAMPALKIVGADAIHS from the coding sequence ATGTTGCAGCGCGTGTCGCGTAGATTTCCCTCCTTAAGGCGATGCGGCCTGCGAACGGCATCCACTGTGCCCACAAATCAGGCGCAGCCGGGCGAGGTAGAGGAGGAGGTCAGTGCGACGGTGAAGAGAATCCGCTCGGAATTGGCAGCGGATAAGCAGAAACTTAAGTGGCGCACTCCGATTGGCGACCGGCCGGAGGATTGGAACAGCAAACTGAAGCTGTTCTCCAATGCGGAGCAAACCTCAGACTTCATCGTGATGATGCAGAAGCCCATCGATCTAAGTCCGCGGAACATTCGACAGTGGTGGGAGAACCGGGAGGAGCGTATTGAGCGGCACATGCAGCAGTTTGTCCCGGAAAGGCACAAGATTCTGGGCGCCGAATTGGCTGCGGCGCATTTCATACTGTACCGCGGCGGGGCCGTCAAGTTCATCAACGATACCCACTGGCGCCGGGCCTCCAAAGATGGCGAGTTCAAACTGCCTAATAAGTTTGATCCTCGCTATAAAGTGGAGGCCTTGAGGTGTGATAACATGGAACTTTACTACGAGGGGCTGGAGAACCTGCGCTGCCTGGACTCCCTTAAGTTCCTGTCCTTTCACAATGTGAAAAGCTTTGATGACTGGTGTCTGGATAGGATTTCGGGAGGTGGCTTCCCTAACCTGGAAGTGCTCGACCTCTCGTGCACTCAAATCACCAGCAATGGATTGGCCTGTCTGTATCGTTTTCCTAAACTTAAATTACTGATTTTGAATGATCCAAAGGAGACCCTAGAACTGGAATTGTCCACGGTCATGTTAGAGGAGGCCATGCCCGCTTTAAAAATTGTTGGCGCCGACGCTATTCACAGCTAA